In one Bacillus thuringiensis genomic region, the following are encoded:
- a CDS encoding multicopper oxidase family protein, producing the protein MKRFVLTAVTVSVIFLIAACSLATNTTNDHKNMKDKKTLQTETATKPLKVEKGPEVTLIAKEEKQKLSNGVIVPVWTFNGSSPGPEIRVKKGEKVKVTLKNELSAPVSIHWHGYPVPNNMDGIPGVTQDAVEPGKSFTYEFEANVPGTYWYHSHQDSVNQLDRGLYGALIVEDTKEKYDKDYTLMLDEWVTDKEEMNKQLKEMTKGQIGNKSKGNENGEKNDDKNGMDHSGMDMDSDQKDSGNMTMDHGNMKMEGHDMSMYDLFTINGKSGDLVVPLKVNKGDKVRLRLVNAGYLLHDIHVHGHDIKVIATDGQPINDPKVIKDKVISIAPGERYDIEFTANNTGKWYVEDHSKNKDAKGMKAIIEYDGSKEMKDKANEKEKLPKVDIMKYGTKKLGSFTLNQEYTATYNMDLNTQMNGNEMVYTINGKVFPDIDPIQVKKGDLVKVKLVNRSKMDDHPMHLHGHFFQVLSKDGKPIEGSPIVKDTLNLKPGEEYEVAFVADNPGEWMFHCHDLHHASAGMVTEVNYTDYKSGYVPNQNIPNKPE; encoded by the coding sequence ATGAAGCGATTTGTATTAACAGCTGTTACGGTCTCTGTAATATTTTTAATTGCTGCATGTTCTTTGGCCACAAATACAACAAATGATCATAAAAATATGAAAGATAAAAAAACACTACAGACTGAAACAGCTACAAAACCATTGAAAGTTGAAAAAGGACCAGAAGTTACTTTAATAGCGAAAGAAGAAAAGCAAAAGTTAAGTAACGGTGTTATTGTTCCAGTCTGGACATTTAATGGCTCATCTCCTGGTCCAGAAATTCGGGTGAAAAAAGGTGAAAAGGTGAAAGTGACATTAAAAAATGAATTATCTGCACCAGTATCTATTCATTGGCATGGATATCCTGTCCCAAATAACATGGATGGAATTCCAGGCGTGACACAAGATGCAGTTGAACCAGGAAAAAGTTTCACTTACGAATTTGAAGCGAACGTACCAGGAACGTACTGGTATCACTCGCATCAAGATTCTGTAAATCAATTAGATAGAGGTTTGTATGGAGCGCTCATTGTAGAAGATACAAAGGAAAAATATGATAAAGATTACACATTAATGTTGGATGAATGGGTTACAGATAAAGAAGAAATGAATAAGCAGTTAAAAGAAATGACAAAAGGGCAAATAGGTAATAAATCTAAAGGTAATGAAAATGGGGAAAAGAATGATGATAAGAACGGCATGGATCATTCCGGTATGGACATGGACAGTGATCAAAAAGATTCTGGCAATATGACAATGGACCATGGAAATATGAAGATGGAAGGTCATGATATGAGTATGTATGATTTATTCACAATCAATGGAAAAAGCGGTGATTTAGTAGTGCCATTGAAAGTGAATAAGGGAGATAAAGTTCGTCTTCGACTCGTTAATGCTGGTTATCTATTACATGATATACATGTTCACGGTCATGATATAAAAGTAATTGCGACAGATGGTCAACCAATAAACGATCCAAAAGTTATAAAGGATAAAGTAATTTCAATCGCACCGGGTGAACGTTATGATATTGAATTTACTGCTAATAATACTGGGAAATGGTATGTTGAAGACCATTCGAAAAATAAAGATGCAAAAGGAATGAAAGCTATTATTGAATATGATGGCAGCAAAGAGATGAAAGATAAAGCAAACGAAAAAGAAAAATTACCGAAAGTAGATATAATGAAATATGGTACTAAAAAATTAGGAAGTTTCACGTTAAATCAAGAGTATACTGCCACATATAATATGGACTTAAATACGCAAATGAATGGAAATGAAATGGTATATACAATTAACGGAAAGGTATTTCCGGATATTGACCCAATTCAAGTGAAAAAGGGTGATTTAGTAAAAGTGAAGTTGGTAAATCGTTCTAAAATGGATGATCACCCAATGCATTTACATGGTCATTTCTTCCAGGTGTTGAGTAAAGATGGAAAACCGATAGAAGGTTCTCCGATTGTTAAAGACACATTGAATTTGAAGCCAGGAGAAGAATATGAAGTAGCCTTTGTAGCAGACAATCCTGGTGAGTGGATGTTCCACTGTCACGACCTACATCATGCTTCAGCAGGGATGGTAACGGAAGTGAATTATACAGATTATAAATCTGGCTATGTTCCAAATCAAAACATTCCTAATAAGCCAGAATAA
- the topB gene encoding DNA topoisomerase III translates to MKLIIAEKPDQGLALVSQFKYRRKDGYLEVEANELFPNGAYCTWAIGHLTQLCNPEHYHAEWKKWSLNTLPMIPERFQFEVTKSKYKQFNVVKQLLHNPQVTEIIHAGDAGREGELIVRNIINLCNVQKPMKRLWISSLTKQAIYQGFKNLLDESDTINTYYEAYTRSCADWVVGMNASRVFSILLKKKGMNDVFSAGRVQTPTLALIVKREKEIENFKSEPFWEVFATFNIEGKKYDGKWEKDNESRLKDPDMANKIAAFCQGKPAVVKEMKTERKEFQPPLLFNLSSLQATANKAFKFSPKKTLDITQALYQKGIVSYPRSDSNYVTQGEAATFPDILQKLSQFDEYKGLLPAPVESIMNNKRYVNEKKVTDHYAIIPTEQVTNPSRLSGDEKKIYDMIVRRLIAAHYEVAIFDYTTIITLVDERAEFISKGKQQIQEGWRKVIFQDDKDDETILPIVAEGEEGKVVKVKVKEGKTQPPKRYTEGQLITLMKTAGKYLENEELEKVLKKTEGLGTEATRAGIITMLKDRKYIDVKKNQVYATDKGKVLITAIGDKILASPEMTAKWEQRLAEIGEGTASPATFMEQTKKLSAKIIEDAVEMSEKWDFTGLHVESIERKGSKFTTGKKVGSCKKCDGDVIDKSTFYGCSNYNTTQCDFTISKKILSKTISQKNMTKLLKGEKTDLIKGFKKGEKTFDAKLEWKDNKINFVFEN, encoded by the coding sequence ATGAAATTAATTATTGCCGAGAAACCAGATCAAGGTTTGGCTCTTGTTTCACAATTTAAATATCGCCGGAAAGATGGGTATTTAGAAGTAGAAGCGAATGAGTTATTTCCAAATGGAGCGTACTGTACATGGGCAATTGGTCATTTGACGCAGTTATGTAATCCAGAGCATTATCACGCAGAGTGGAAAAAATGGTCACTTAATACATTACCGATGATTCCAGAGCGTTTTCAATTTGAAGTAACAAAGTCAAAGTATAAGCAATTTAACGTTGTGAAACAGCTGTTACATAATCCACAGGTAACAGAAATTATTCACGCAGGCGATGCTGGGCGTGAAGGGGAACTAATCGTACGAAATATTATTAATCTTTGTAACGTGCAAAAGCCGATGAAGCGTCTATGGATTTCGTCTTTAACGAAGCAAGCTATTTATCAAGGGTTTAAAAATTTACTTGACGAATCAGATACAATTAATACGTATTACGAAGCATACACAAGATCTTGTGCTGACTGGGTTGTTGGTATGAATGCATCACGTGTGTTTAGTATTTTGCTAAAGAAAAAAGGAATGAATGATGTATTTTCTGCTGGTCGTGTCCAAACACCAACGTTAGCATTGATTGTAAAGCGTGAGAAAGAAATTGAAAACTTTAAGTCAGAGCCTTTCTGGGAAGTGTTTGCAACCTTTAATATAGAAGGAAAGAAATATGACGGGAAATGGGAGAAGGATAATGAATCCCGCTTAAAAGACCCTGATATGGCGAATAAAATTGCGGCATTTTGCCAAGGGAAACCGGCTGTTGTGAAGGAAATGAAAACGGAGCGTAAAGAGTTTCAGCCGCCGCTTTTATTCAACTTATCATCACTGCAAGCAACGGCAAATAAAGCCTTTAAGTTTTCACCGAAAAAGACGCTTGATATAACGCAAGCACTCTATCAAAAAGGGATTGTTTCTTATCCACGTTCAGATTCTAACTATGTTACTCAAGGAGAAGCAGCGACTTTCCCTGATATTTTACAGAAGTTAAGTCAGTTTGATGAATATAAAGGTTTATTACCGGCTCCGGTTGAATCCATTATGAACAATAAGCGTTATGTAAATGAAAAGAAAGTAACAGATCACTACGCGATTATTCCGACAGAGCAAGTTACAAACCCAAGCAGACTATCAGGTGATGAAAAGAAAATATACGATATGATCGTAAGAAGGCTTATTGCAGCTCATTATGAAGTTGCAATCTTTGACTATACTACAATCATTACGCTTGTAGATGAACGCGCTGAATTCATTTCAAAAGGAAAACAGCAAATTCAAGAAGGTTGGCGTAAAGTTATTTTCCAAGACGATAAAGATGACGAAACCATTCTTCCAATTGTAGCTGAAGGTGAAGAAGGAAAAGTTGTAAAGGTGAAAGTGAAAGAAGGAAAAACACAGCCACCGAAGCGTTATACAGAAGGACAACTTATTACGTTAATGAAAACAGCCGGTAAGTATTTAGAGAATGAAGAGCTAGAGAAGGTATTGAAGAAAACAGAAGGTTTAGGTACGGAAGCGACCCGCGCGGGTATTATTACGATGCTGAAAGACCGTAAATATATAGATGTAAAGAAAAACCAAGTGTATGCGACTGATAAAGGAAAAGTATTAATTACCGCAATTGGTGACAAAATACTAGCTTCACCGGAAATGACTGCGAAATGGGAACAACGTCTTGCGGAAATTGGTGAAGGTACAGCTTCACCAGCTACATTTATGGAACAGACGAAAAAGCTATCAGCTAAAATTATTGAAGACGCAGTGGAAATGTCTGAGAAGTGGGATTTCACGGGACTACATGTTGAATCGATTGAACGAAAAGGATCGAAATTTACAACGGGTAAAAAGGTTGGTAGCTGTAAAAAATGTGATGGCGATGTAATTGATAAGTCAACGTTTTACGGTTGTTCTAACTATAATACAACGCAATGTGATTTCACCATTTCAAAGAAGATATTAAGTAAAACAATTTCGCAAAAGAATATGACAAAGCTCTTAAAAGGTGAAAAGACTGATTTAATTAAAGGCTTTAAAAAGGGCGAGAAAACGTTTGATGCGAAATTAGAGTGGAAAGATAATAAGATTAATTTTGTATTTGAGAATTAA
- a CDS encoding arsenic resistance protein, with translation MSTIEKIQTFIILFAVTCGIVLGQFNMIHTYSDKFIVPFLFFMLYGLFLSIPLKEIKNGFRNLKFAGTSLTINFLWTPLLSWGLGALFLSDHPALWVGFIMLMVTPCTDWYLIFTEIAKGNVALSTAILPVNLILQVLLLPIYLFLFAGVMKTVAVSVLVESIVIVIVLPFILAHATKFIMDKIKKAETLENKLIPFFSSAQIVFLSLAIVAMFASQGKYLLQNMNVVLLLLVPVLLFFIINFLLGQFIGRMMHLSYKDTVSLSLTTLARNSPVALAIAVNAFPDEPLIALALVIGPLIELPVLACVSQVLLLIKKKRQYA, from the coding sequence ATGAGCACTATAGAAAAGATTCAAACTTTTATTATTCTTTTTGCTGTTACATGCGGCATCGTACTCGGACAATTTAATATGATACATACGTATTCAGACAAGTTTATTGTTCCCTTCTTATTCTTCATGCTATATGGATTATTCCTCAGCATCCCATTAAAAGAAATAAAAAACGGATTTCGCAATTTAAAATTTGCTGGAACAAGTCTTACTATTAACTTCTTATGGACACCTTTACTCTCTTGGGGGTTAGGGGCACTATTTCTTTCCGATCATCCAGCACTTTGGGTTGGATTTATAATGTTAATGGTTACTCCATGTACAGATTGGTACTTAATCTTTACTGAAATAGCGAAAGGTAATGTAGCACTTTCTACTGCAATTTTACCTGTAAATTTAATTTTGCAAGTTCTACTCCTTCCCATTTATTTATTTTTATTTGCTGGTGTCATGAAAACTGTAGCGGTTTCTGTTTTAGTAGAAAGTATTGTTATCGTAATCGTCTTACCATTTATACTTGCACACGCTACAAAATTCATTATGGATAAAATAAAAAAAGCTGAAACTCTCGAGAATAAACTCATTCCGTTTTTTAGCTCTGCTCAAATTGTATTTTTAAGTTTAGCAATAGTAGCGATGTTTGCATCACAAGGTAAATATTTACTACAAAATATGAATGTTGTTTTATTATTACTCGTTCCTGTTCTATTGTTCTTCATCATTAATTTTTTACTAGGACAATTTATCGGGCGCATGATGCATTTATCTTACAAAGATACAGTAAGTCTAAGCTTAACAACGTTAGCAAGAAACTCACCTGTTGCACTAGCTATCGCTGTGAACGCTTTTCCAGATGAGCCTCTTATCGCACTTGCACTCGTTATTGGACCATTGATTGAGTTACCAGTACTAGCTTGTGTGTCACAAGTTTTGTTGCTTATTAAGAAAAAACGGCAATACGCATAA
- a CDS encoding FMN-dependent NADH-azoreductase, whose protein sequence is MGLFSSLFGKKEENTTVEGNKKMSKVLFVKANDRPAEQAVSSKMYETFVSTYKEANPNTEITELDLFALDLPYYGNIAISGGYKRSQGMELTAEEEKAVATVDQYLNQFLEADKVVFAFPLWNFTVPAPLITYISYLSQAGKTFKYTANGPEGLVGGKKVVVLGARGSDYSSEQMAPMEMAVNYVTTVLGFWGITNPETVVIEGHNQYPDRSQQIVEEGLENVKKVAAKF, encoded by the coding sequence ATGGGACTATTTAGCTCATTATTTGGTAAAAAAGAAGAAAATACGACTGTAGAGGGGAATAAAAAAATGTCGAAAGTATTATTTGTAAAAGCAAACGATCGTCCAGCGGAGCAAGCAGTTAGTTCAAAAATGTATGAAACATTTGTAAGTACTTATAAAGAAGCAAATCCAAATACAGAAATTACGGAATTAGATTTATTTGCATTAGATCTTCCTTATTACGGAAATATTGCGATTTCAGGTGGATATAAACGTAGCCAAGGTATGGAGTTAACAGCTGAAGAGGAGAAGGCAGTTGCTACAGTAGATCAATATTTAAATCAGTTTTTAGAAGCTGATAAGGTTGTATTTGCATTCCCATTATGGAACTTTACAGTACCAGCACCATTAATCACATATATTTCATACTTATCTCAAGCTGGAAAAACGTTTAAATATACAGCAAATGGCCCAGAAGGTTTAGTTGGTGGTAAGAAAGTAGTTGTGTTAGGTGCTCGTGGTTCAGATTACTCTTCAGAACAAATGGCTCCTATGGAAATGGCAGTTAATTACGTAACAACTGTACTTGGATTCTGGGGAATTACAAATCCAGAGACAGTTGTAATTGAAGGACACAATCAATATCCAGATCGTTCACAACAAATTGTTGAAGAGGGTCTAGAAAACGTTAAAAAAGTAGCAGCAAAATTTTAA
- the brnQ gene encoding branched-chain amino acid transport system II carrier protein: protein MANKVPFSFIVVIGLMLFALFFGAGNLIFPAMLGQSAGENVWIANAGFLVTGVGLPLLGVLAFGFSGKDDLQSLASRAHPVFGIVFTTVLYLAIGPLFAIPRTGNVSYEIGLKPFMPEGVGSTPLILFTIIFFSITCFFSLNPAKIVDIVGKILTPIKLTFIGILVIVAFIHPIGDMQAPAEAYTSHAFFKGFQEGYLTMDTLASFVFGIIIINAIKEKGAKTKTQIMVVCAKATIIAASILAIIYTALSYMGASSVAKLGHLENGGEVLAKVSNYYFGSYGGVLLGLMITVACLTTSVGLVSACSSFFHKLFPNVPYKAIAITLCVFSAIVANVGLTQLIAVSVPVLTAIYPLAIVLIFLTFFHSLFKGRAEVYQVSLIVTFIISLFDGLSAAGVNIEVVSQVFTKFLPMQEVGLGWIFPAIIGGFIGYGISILKVKNQVQPATRADKKIG from the coding sequence ATGGCGAATAAAGTACCGTTTTCGTTCATAGTAGTTATTGGTTTAATGTTATTTGCACTATTTTTTGGAGCGGGAAATTTAATTTTCCCAGCGATGCTTGGTCAATCAGCAGGAGAGAATGTATGGATTGCTAACGCTGGATTTTTAGTAACTGGTGTTGGACTACCATTACTAGGTGTACTAGCATTTGGTTTTTCAGGTAAAGATGATTTGCAGTCATTAGCAAGTCGCGCTCACCCAGTGTTCGGGATTGTGTTTACAACAGTTTTATACTTAGCGATCGGTCCGTTATTTGCAATACCGAGAACAGGAAATGTATCTTATGAAATTGGTCTTAAGCCGTTTATGCCAGAGGGAGTAGGTTCTACACCTTTAATTCTTTTCACAATTATATTCTTTAGCATCACTTGTTTTTTTTCGCTAAATCCCGCGAAAATTGTCGATATTGTTGGAAAAATTTTAACGCCAATTAAGTTGACTTTCATCGGTATTTTAGTAATCGTTGCTTTTATACATCCGATTGGAGATATGCAAGCACCAGCGGAAGCTTATACATCACATGCATTCTTTAAAGGATTCCAAGAAGGATACTTAACGATGGATACGCTCGCATCATTCGTATTCGGGATTATCATTATTAATGCTATTAAAGAAAAAGGTGCGAAAACGAAAACACAAATTATGGTCGTTTGTGCAAAAGCGACCATAATTGCAGCATCTATTTTAGCAATTATTTATACAGCTCTTTCTTATATGGGTGCTTCAAGTGTTGCGAAGCTTGGACATTTAGAGAACGGCGGAGAAGTATTAGCGAAAGTTTCTAACTACTATTTCGGATCATATGGCGGAGTATTATTAGGATTAATGATTACAGTAGCTTGTTTAACAACTAGTGTGGGACTTGTATCAGCATGTTCTTCATTCTTCCATAAGTTATTCCCAAATGTTCCTTACAAAGCAATTGCAATTACGCTATGTGTATTTAGTGCAATTGTTGCAAACGTAGGATTAACACAATTGATCGCAGTTTCTGTTCCAGTATTAACAGCAATTTATCCACTAGCAATCGTATTGATTTTCTTAACATTCTTCCATTCATTATTTAAAGGAAGAGCTGAAGTTTATCAAGTAAGCTTAATCGTAACATTTATCATCAGCTTATTTGATGGATTAAGTGCAGCTGGAGTTAACATTGAAGTAGTAAGCCAAGTGTTCACTAAATTCCTTCCGATGCAGGAAGTAGGATTAGGCTGGATCTTCCCAGCGATTATCGGTGGATTTATCGGATATGGCATTAGCATTTTAAAAGTGAAAAATCAAGTTCAACCAGCAACTAGAGCGGATAAGAAAATAGGTTAA
- a CDS encoding VOC family protein, with product MKKTIDHIGIAVRDIDSTIRFYEQVLSGELIDRYVSEAPGVESEVAILEVDGDRIELLAPTNNTTSPIARFIKQKGKGVHHVAYRVDDLDVALEELKEQGIRTLEHTLRINKHGRRLIYLNPADTEGTIIEYCDYPEEK from the coding sequence ATGAAAAAAACAATTGATCATATCGGAATCGCAGTTCGTGATATAGATAGTACGATACGTTTTTATGAACAGGTTCTATCAGGAGAATTAATAGATCGTTACGTAAGTGAAGCTCCTGGTGTGGAAAGCGAAGTAGCCATTCTTGAAGTGGATGGAGATAGAATTGAATTACTTGCACCGACGAATAATACGACATCTCCAATTGCCCGTTTTATTAAACAAAAAGGTAAAGGTGTTCATCACGTTGCGTATCGTGTCGATGATTTAGATGTGGCTCTAGAAGAGTTAAAAGAACAAGGTATTCGGACATTAGAGCATACACTTCGGATTAATAAGCACGGTAGAAGATTAATATATCTTAACCCAGCGGATACAGAAGGAACGATTATCGAGTATTGTGATTATCCGGAAGAGAAATAG
- a CDS encoding copper resistance CopC/CopD family protein: protein MSVKVMRRLGTWLLLACVVIILIPKSASAHAYVVKSNPTENETLKKAPSVVKIEFDEDIQVSSFNTLYVRDTSGKRVDLKDAHIDKKNKKLLEAGLKDNLKNGLYSIQWKVISADGHPIQGVIPFRVGLAGVETETDDIQVEEMGYIPQIDMIMERGILYTSFSLFIGVLFFNLIMYKGNATSVQLRSKNIIWISLFGILISLLFNLTLQAKINADVSWLEAFNPLLLKETLQLSVFGYVWITQMVLISTLIIVTYFAVKHEKFSSFKVWSIPILLFIGLLVMKAFNSHAYGLKFKDIAVVMDFLHLLAASLWVGGLSSIILLLRKEDNKWHMYWDMIKRFSPWATGAVIVILITGLFNSTFFIPTIHSLFDTKYGLALLAKILLFIFMGILGIVHYVKGRIRAQQGLGATVKVEFVIGIIIFVIVAFMTNVQTPPMPPTGPFTESKQLDNGYELTLNVSPNKVGQNKFHIKLKDEKGQPVTDMEQMILTTQSLDMNMGKGSFKVSVVSPGEYEAEGMYINMTGNWNIHVHGLTKSLDSFDTDFKFIVGGR from the coding sequence ATGAGTGTGAAAGTAATGAGAAGATTAGGGACATGGTTATTACTTGCATGTGTGGTTATCATATTGATACCGAAAAGTGCATCTGCTCATGCGTACGTTGTGAAATCAAACCCTACTGAAAATGAAACATTGAAGAAAGCACCATCTGTTGTGAAAATTGAATTCGATGAGGACATACAAGTTTCAAGTTTTAATACATTGTACGTGAGAGATACATCAGGTAAAAGGGTCGATTTAAAAGATGCTCATATTGATAAAAAAAATAAAAAGCTATTAGAAGCCGGATTAAAAGACAATCTCAAAAATGGTCTTTACTCTATTCAGTGGAAAGTGATTTCAGCTGATGGACATCCAATTCAAGGAGTTATCCCGTTCCGGGTTGGATTAGCGGGAGTGGAAACAGAAACAGACGATATACAAGTGGAAGAGATGGGTTACATCCCACAAATCGATATGATTATGGAACGTGGAATTTTATATACAAGTTTCTCACTATTTATAGGAGTGCTATTCTTTAATCTTATTATGTATAAAGGAAATGCAACCTCGGTTCAATTAAGGAGTAAGAACATAATATGGATTTCTCTATTTGGGATATTGATTAGCTTGTTATTCAATCTAACATTGCAAGCGAAAATAAATGCTGATGTTTCATGGCTAGAAGCATTCAATCCTTTACTATTAAAAGAAACATTACAGCTTTCTGTTTTTGGTTATGTATGGATTACTCAAATGGTTCTCATTAGTACGCTTATAATTGTTACGTATTTTGCGGTGAAGCATGAGAAGTTTTCGTCGTTTAAAGTATGGAGTATTCCAATACTATTGTTTATAGGGTTACTTGTTATGAAGGCCTTTAATAGTCACGCATACGGTTTAAAGTTTAAAGACATTGCTGTCGTTATGGATTTTCTACATTTATTAGCAGCTTCATTATGGGTTGGTGGTTTATCATCTATTATTCTTCTTTTACGTAAAGAGGATAACAAGTGGCATATGTATTGGGATATGATTAAGCGTTTTTCACCGTGGGCAACAGGTGCTGTCATCGTGATTTTAATAACAGGCCTTTTTAACAGTACATTTTTTATTCCAACAATCCACTCATTATTTGATACAAAGTATGGATTGGCTTTATTAGCAAAGATACTATTATTTATTTTCATGGGGATATTGGGAATTGTTCATTATGTGAAAGGGAGAATAAGAGCGCAGCAAGGATTAGGAGCTACGGTGAAAGTAGAGTTTGTCATTGGAATTATCATTTTCGTAATCGTAGCTTTTATGACAAACGTACAGACACCACCGATGCCTCCTACTGGACCATTTACAGAGAGTAAGCAATTAGATAATGGATATGAACTTACGCTAAATGTAAGTCCGAATAAGGTAGGACAAAATAAATTCCATATTAAACTAAAGGATGAAAAGGGACAGCCTGTTACTGATATGGAACAAATGATATTGACGACTCAATCATTAGATATGAACATGGGAAAAGGTTCATTTAAAGTTTCAGTAGTTTCACCGGGAGAATATGAAGCAGAAGGTATGTATATTAACATGACAGGAAACTGGAATATACATGTTCATGGATTAACAAAATCTCTTGATAGTTTCGATACAGATTTTAAATTTATTGTAGGTGGCAGATAA
- a CDS encoding YcnI family copper-binding membrane protein, translating to MKRIKKLGTTMIATIIAMGMFSLPVSAHVTVKPATSDVGSWETYTIKVPVEKNVATTKVTLKIPSGVEFQQYEPVPGWKVEEQKDTAGKVKTVVWEATGEGILPGQFQRFTFVAKNPDKEQKIAWDAYQQYKDGEIVEWTGDEKAEKPHSLTTIAKGTSLTGEHGEVSSVEKNEGTSNMQLIAIVLSILAIVSSVSACVFVVRRKK from the coding sequence ATGAAACGTATAAAAAAATTAGGAACAACAATGATCGCAACAATTATTGCAATGGGAATGTTTTCGTTACCTGTTAGTGCGCACGTCACTGTAAAACCAGCAACTTCTGACGTTGGTTCTTGGGAGACATATACGATAAAAGTACCAGTTGAAAAAAATGTAGCAACAACAAAAGTTACACTGAAAATACCGTCTGGAGTAGAGTTCCAGCAGTATGAACCAGTGCCAGGATGGAAAGTTGAGGAGCAAAAAGATACAGCTGGAAAAGTTAAAACTGTAGTATGGGAAGCAACAGGAGAAGGGATTTTACCCGGTCAGTTCCAGCGATTTACTTTCGTCGCTAAAAATCCGGATAAAGAACAAAAAATAGCTTGGGATGCATATCAACAATATAAAGACGGAGAAATTGTTGAATGGACAGGCGATGAAAAAGCTGAAAAACCGCATTCACTTACTACAATTGCAAAAGGTACGTCATTAACAGGAGAACATGGTGAAGTTTCTAGTGTAGAAAAGAATGAAGGTACTAGTAATATGCAATTGATAGCAATTGTCTTGTCTATTTTGGCGATTGTATCGTCGGTAAGTGCGTGTGTTTTTGTAGTACGTCGTAAAAAGTAA
- a CDS encoding DMT family transporter has protein sequence MTQLSRTKTAIILTFLVFMWGINWPLSKFALHYTPPVLFAGVRTLIGGFILLLFALPKYKELHLKETWHLYVISSLLNIIIFYGLQTVGLQYMPAGLFSAIVFLQPVLLGIFSWIWLEESMYGLKIFGLVLGFIGVGVISSSSLTGHISIIGILLALGCAIGWALGTVFIKKTGHRVNAIWMVTLQLIIGGLCLIGFGSEFESWSSIAWSMPFVSVLLFISFFVIAMGWLAYFTLVGAGEASKVGAYTFLIPLIAIIVSSIFLHEAITISLFIGLLFIVVSICFVNMKPKTLAVRQQVELK, from the coding sequence GTGACACAGCTTTCTCGAACTAAGACGGCCATAATCCTTACCTTTCTCGTTTTCATGTGGGGAATCAATTGGCCTTTATCTAAGTTTGCCCTGCATTATACACCACCTGTTTTATTTGCAGGCGTTCGAACTCTAATTGGAGGATTCATTTTACTCCTGTTCGCATTACCGAAATACAAAGAGTTACATTTAAAAGAAACGTGGCATTTATATGTTATTTCTTCCTTACTTAACATCATTATATTTTATGGATTACAAACTGTCGGCCTTCAATATATGCCTGCTGGGTTATTTTCCGCCATTGTATTTCTACAGCCAGTCTTACTCGGTATTTTCTCGTGGATATGGCTTGAAGAATCAATGTACGGCTTAAAAATTTTCGGGCTTGTTCTCGGATTTATTGGTGTAGGTGTTATTAGCTCTAGCAGTTTAACTGGACATATTTCTATTATTGGAATCCTTCTCGCGTTAGGATGCGCTATTGGCTGGGCACTTGGCACAGTATTCATTAAGAAGACTGGTCACCGTGTTAATGCCATTTGGATGGTAACACTTCAGCTTATTATTGGTGGCCTTTGCTTAATTGGATTTGGTTCAGAGTTTGAAAGCTGGTCTAGTATCGCTTGGAGTATGCCATTTGTTAGCGTACTTCTCTTTATTTCATTCTTTGTTATTGCAATGGGGTGGCTTGCATACTTCACACTTGTTGGAGCTGGTGAAGCAAGTAAAGTTGGGGCTTATACATTCCTCATTCCACTAATCGCTATTATTGTAAGTTCAATTTTCTTACATGAGGCTATTACCATTAGCTTATTCATCGGACTATTATTTATTGTTGTGAGTATTTGTTTTGTAAATATGAAACCGAAAACACTTGCTGTAAGGCAGCAAGTTGAATTGAAATAA